One stretch of Nocardia mangyaensis DNA includes these proteins:
- a CDS encoding TetR family transcriptional regulator, translated as MAETSRTVRSTLRERTRAAMRDEVSEVAFRLFSEQGFDKTTVEQIAAEAGLSRTTFFRYFGTKEEVVLGKMSEFGPRIAAALAARPAEERCWQALRRSFDVITEPTADEPQPFLNLMRLLNDACALMTRQWEKTQGWHSLLVPEIARRLCDDSESTGDLRAHALVGAAISCLDAATDAWTASEGAAPLSELLDQAMGVLVEPVI; from the coding sequence ATGGCCGAGACCTCCAGGACCGTGCGCTCCACGTTGCGGGAGCGGACGCGAGCTGCCATGCGCGACGAGGTCAGCGAAGTCGCGTTCCGGCTGTTCTCCGAACAGGGTTTCGACAAGACGACGGTCGAGCAGATAGCCGCCGAGGCCGGGTTGTCGCGGACCACCTTCTTCCGGTACTTCGGCACCAAGGAAGAAGTCGTCCTCGGCAAGATGAGCGAGTTCGGCCCCCGGATCGCCGCGGCGCTTGCCGCGCGCCCCGCCGAGGAACGGTGCTGGCAAGCACTGCGCCGTTCCTTCGATGTGATCACCGAGCCGACGGCCGACGAGCCTCAGCCGTTCCTGAACCTGATGCGGCTGCTCAACGACGCCTGCGCCCTGATGACGCGTCAGTGGGAGAAGACGCAGGGCTGGCACAGCCTGTTGGTGCCCGAGATCGCCCGCCGGCTTTGCGATGACTCGGAATCCACGGGCGACCTGCGCGCCCACGCTCTCGTGGGCGCGGCGATCTCCTGTCTGGATGCCGCGACCGATGCCTGGACGGCCAGCGAGGGAGCCGCACCGTTGTCCGAACTACTCGACCAGGCCATGGGTGTACTGGTCGAGCCGGTCATATAG
- a CDS encoding SDR family NAD(P)-dependent oxidoreductase — translation MSKIWFITGSSRGLGRHFTEAALSRGDKVAATARNTDALADLVATHGDAILPLTLDVTNRTAVSDAVRRAHEHFGRLDVVVNNAGYGLFGMVEELTEDDVRAQFETNVFGTLWVTQAALPYLRARGSGHIVNVTSLLALAAFPTTGGYTAAKAAVEGLSDSLAQEVAAFGIKVTVLEPGPFGTEFNASSAQSAPLPAYDSYRETVHASFANVPNPDPAGVGAALLKVVDAETPPSRIFFGTFPLQIVPQLYADRVKGWQEWAELSAEAEAGKR, via the coding sequence ATGAGCAAGATCTGGTTCATCACTGGTTCCTCGCGCGGCCTGGGCCGCCACTTCACCGAGGCTGCGCTCTCGCGGGGCGACAAAGTCGCGGCGACTGCCCGCAACACCGACGCACTCGCCGATCTGGTCGCCACCCACGGCGACGCGATCCTGCCGCTGACCCTGGACGTCACGAACAGAACCGCGGTGTCCGATGCCGTGCGGCGCGCCCACGAACACTTCGGCCGCCTGGACGTCGTCGTCAACAACGCCGGATACGGTCTGTTCGGCATGGTCGAAGAGCTGACCGAAGACGACGTCCGCGCCCAGTTCGAGACCAACGTCTTCGGCACCCTGTGGGTCACCCAGGCGGCCCTGCCCTACCTCCGCGCTCGAGGCAGCGGCCACATCGTCAACGTGACCAGCCTGCTCGCCCTCGCCGCCTTCCCCACCACGGGCGGCTACACCGCCGCCAAGGCCGCAGTCGAGGGGCTCTCGGACTCCCTGGCCCAGGAAGTCGCCGCCTTCGGCATCAAGGTCACCGTTCTCGAGCCCGGCCCCTTCGGCACCGAGTTCAACGCGTCCTCCGCCCAATCCGCACCACTGCCGGCCTACGACAGCTACCGCGAGACGGTCCACGCCAGCTTCGCCAACGTCCCGAATCCCGACCCGGCGGGAGTCGGCGCCGCGTTGCTGAAAGTCGTCGACGCCGAAACCCCACCGTCGCGGATCTTCTTCGGCACCTTCCCCCTCCAGATCGTCCCCCAGCTCTACGCCGACCGGGTCAAGGGCTGGCAGGAGTGGGCCGAGCTGTCGGCCGAGGCCGAGGCCGGAAAGCGGTAG
- a CDS encoding TetR/AcrR family transcriptional regulator, with the protein MLAAAIESFVETGYHGATMRSIAQRAGMSVPGVYHHYRDKHDLLVRALDLTMDERRWRVGAARREASTGRDRVTRVVEALALFHTHRRELAFIGTSEMRSLNPGNRQRITASRNEIQHILDEDIDAALAEDNCTAEYARAAGRAIATMCTALPQWFRLDGPATPEQIATAYAEFALGLLGVRR; encoded by the coding sequence TTGCTGGCCGCCGCGATCGAATCCTTCGTAGAAACCGGCTACCACGGCGCCACCATGCGTTCGATCGCGCAGCGAGCCGGTATGAGCGTGCCTGGCGTCTACCACCACTACCGCGACAAACATGATCTCCTGGTGCGGGCACTCGACCTAACCATGGACGAGCGGCGCTGGCGGGTCGGCGCTGCCCGACGCGAGGCGAGCACCGGCCGCGACCGAGTGACCCGGGTCGTCGAGGCACTCGCCCTGTTCCACACCCATCGCCGCGAACTCGCCTTCATCGGTACCAGCGAAATGCGAAGCCTGAACCCGGGCAATCGACAGCGAATCACCGCTTCCCGCAACGAGATCCAGCACATACTCGACGAGGATATTGATGCCGCGCTCGCCGAGGACAACTGCACCGCCGAGTACGCGAGGGCCGCTGGCCGCGCAATCGCGACCATGTGTACCGCCCTGCCGCAGTGGTTCCGTCTCGACGGCCCGGCAACGCCGGAGCAGATCGCCACCGCCTACGCCGAGTTCGCCCTCGGGCTGCTCGGCGTCCGCCGCTGA
- a CDS encoding helix-turn-helix transcriptional regulator, which produces MGARLRAARVTAGLTLREISRRIDVSPATLSAIETGKTGVSVPRLRLLAAELGTTTQWLIGDLPSPRPTGAASASLRSAGRLVRGASSRGWILIHCWPPRSNPS; this is translated from the coding sequence CTGGGCGCGCGGTTACGAGCGGCGAGGGTCACGGCGGGCCTGACGCTGCGGGAGATCTCGCGTCGTATCGACGTCAGCCCGGCCACGCTCAGCGCCATCGAGACCGGCAAGACGGGTGTCTCGGTGCCTCGACTTCGACTACTGGCCGCCGAGCTCGGCACGACGACGCAGTGGCTGATCGGCGACCTACCGAGCCCCCGCCCCACAGGCGCGGCGTCGGCGTCGCTCCGGTCTGCGGGACGGCTCGTGCGTGGCGCGAGTTCCCGCGGCTGGATTTTGATCCATTGCTGGCCGCCGCGATCGAATCCTTCGTAG
- a CDS encoding phosphotransferase family protein: MDIAALEQFLRVNGVEVRGELRVELISGGRSNLTFAAADDVSRWVVRRPPVAGLTPSAHDMAREYTVTDALQGSAVPVARTVAFDAQGATLGASMTVVEYIDGLVTRDQDDLATLTDAQVEASVAELVRVLARLHEIDPHAVALQKFGRPAGQSFAGVNGGPK; the protein is encoded by the coding sequence ATGGATATCGCCGCACTCGAACAGTTCCTGCGCGTCAACGGCGTCGAGGTGCGAGGCGAGCTGCGCGTCGAACTGATCAGTGGGGGCCGGTCGAACCTGACCTTCGCCGCCGCCGATGACGTCTCGCGCTGGGTGGTGCGCCGCCCGCCGGTCGCCGGGCTCACCCCGTCCGCGCACGATATGGCCCGCGAGTACACCGTCACCGACGCACTCCAAGGCTCGGCGGTGCCGGTCGCGAGGACAGTCGCGTTCGATGCGCAAGGCGCCACGCTCGGGGCATCGATGACCGTGGTCGAGTACATCGATGGGTTGGTGACCCGCGACCAGGACGACCTCGCAACCCTGACCGATGCCCAGGTCGAGGCGAGCGTGGCCGAGTTGGTGCGTGTTCTAGCCCGACTGCACGAGATCGACCCGCACGCGGTCGCCCTGCAAAAGTTCGGGCGACCCGCGGGTCAGTCTTTCGCCGGAGTGAATGGAGGGCCGAAATGA
- a CDS encoding TetR/AcrR family transcriptional regulator — translation MTDLVDEGPSYRVSAYVSARRKASRAARMARHPKLLAAASRTFVLRGYHAASMDEIAARASVSKPILYQHFSGKLELYLAVLQGHADALVSGVLLALRSTDDNHQRVRAAVEAYFDFVDDESQGFRLVFESGIVNESSVHRIVDRATEACVDAVFELVTQDSQLGPYQARIWAVGIVGASQVTARYWLDTGRTVPKHQAVEVAVAQYWSGLSGIPPQTVDRPR, via the coding sequence ATGACTGACCTCGTTGACGAGGGACCGTCCTATCGGGTGTCCGCCTATGTGTCGGCTCGCAGGAAAGCATCGCGGGCGGCACGCATGGCGCGACATCCTAAACTGCTGGCGGCTGCGAGCCGAACCTTCGTGCTGCGCGGCTACCACGCGGCGAGTATGGATGAAATCGCGGCGCGGGCCAGTGTCAGCAAACCTATTCTGTACCAACATTTCTCGGGCAAGCTGGAGCTGTATTTGGCGGTGCTGCAAGGTCACGCTGACGCGCTGGTCTCGGGTGTGCTGTTGGCCCTGCGGTCGACCGATGACAACCATCAGCGCGTGCGAGCGGCCGTGGAGGCGTACTTCGACTTTGTCGACGACGAGTCCCAAGGTTTTCGGCTGGTATTCGAGTCGGGCATCGTCAACGAGTCGTCGGTGCACCGGATTGTGGACCGGGCTACAGAGGCGTGTGTGGACGCCGTTTTCGAACTGGTCACCCAGGACTCCCAGCTCGGTCCTTATCAGGCGCGGATCTGGGCGGTTGGCATAGTCGGAGCCAGCCAGGTCACCGCCCGCTATTGGCTGGACACCGGCCGGACCGTTCCAAAGCATCAGGCGGTCGAGGTAGCGGTCGCGCAGTACTGGAGCGGGCTATCTGGCATACCTCCGCAAACTGTGGATCGACCGAGGTGA
- a CDS encoding LLM class flavin-dependent oxidoreductase, translated as MRHARAAERGEFTFLFTPDFPAVRGDVEHSTISNLMDPLIQLSDVARETTNVGFVATGSTTFHEPFNTALQFKALDVLSHGRAGWNAVTTSDPVVAANYGRPVADREESYQRAHEAIQIVQRSGAAGRRTRGSRTRQRTVSSTRRSCSPSTCRASTSLREVLWRSHRRSRGQPVVFASGGPSPHLLSIAGRYASGFIAEVWTIEEARAQHELVRNAAREAGRDPDEIKYIAGIMTTVAPTVSEGLDRRLRYEGASAWPACLPAYGCVSILSVYTRRNPSSSRLRTSRRHLGRSTVCGGMPDSPLQYCATATSTA; from the coding sequence GTGCGTCATGCGAGAGCTGCCGAGCGTGGCGAGTTCACATTCCTGTTCACCCCCGACTTCCCCGCCGTGCGCGGCGACGTCGAGCACTCGACGATCAGCAATCTCATGGACCCACTCATCCAGCTGTCCGACGTCGCGCGCGAGACGACGAACGTCGGCTTCGTCGCGACCGGGTCCACGACCTTCCATGAGCCGTTCAACACAGCACTCCAGTTCAAGGCCCTCGACGTCCTGAGCCACGGTCGCGCAGGCTGGAACGCCGTCACGACGAGTGATCCTGTCGTCGCCGCCAACTATGGGAGACCCGTCGCCGATCGCGAAGAGAGCTACCAGCGCGCACACGAGGCGATCCAGATCGTCCAGCGCTCTGGGGCAGCTGGCAGGAGGACGCGTGGGTCAAGGACCAGGCAGCGGACCGTTTCATCGACCCGTCGAAGCTGCAGCCCGTCAACCTGCAGGGCCAGTACGTCGCTTCGCGAGGTCCTTTGGCGATCCCACCGTCGGAGCAGGGGCCAGCCCGTCGTCTTCGCATCCGGTGGCCCCAGCCCGCACCTACTGTCGATCGCGGGCCGCTACGCGAGCGGCTTCATCGCCGAGGTGTGGACGATCGAGGAGGCGCGGGCCCAGCACGAGCTCGTGCGGAACGCGGCACGCGAGGCCGGCCGCGACCCCGACGAGATCAAGTACATCGCCGGCATCATGACCACCGTCGCGCCGACCGTGAGCGAGGGGCTAGACCGTCGCCTGAGGTACGAGGGAGCCTCTGCCTGGCCCGCCTGCCTGCCTGCCTACGGATGCGTCAGCATTCTGAGCGTTTACACGCGTAGGAATCCTAGTTCGAGTCGGCTTCGTACCTCGCGACGTCACCTCGGTCGATCCACAGTTTGCGGAGGTATGCCAGATAGCCCGCTCCAGTACTGCGCGACCGCTACCTCGACCGCCTGA
- a CDS encoding alpha/beta fold hydrolase, with translation MPYADVNGQHIYYEDTGGDGPAVLLMHAFATDHDLLVPQVEALRDEFRCVVMDARGFGLTPLTGPYTYWDHADDALALMEHLGAARAFYGGVSQGGFVAMRAALRAPERVIGIAMIGTPVDPEPEPIRKEFGAMFAEWAANGPTKAHMQMMADVMFPPDYDWSLWEAKWRDWSQEAIPVQVDELLARDSMAPLLGNITVPSIVINGEYDGIEAAKGMAEGLANCEALVTIYRGYHAVNLTHSDLVSGPLLGFLRRHSR, from the coding sequence ATGCCATACGCAGACGTCAACGGTCAGCACATCTATTACGAAGATACGGGGGGTGATGGCCCCGCTGTGCTGTTGATGCACGCCTTCGCTACAGACCATGACCTGCTCGTCCCCCAGGTCGAAGCCCTTCGTGATGAGTTCCGCTGTGTGGTGATGGACGCGCGCGGCTTCGGTCTGACGCCGCTGACCGGCCCGTACACCTATTGGGACCACGCGGATGACGCACTCGCGCTGATGGAACATCTCGGCGCTGCCCGGGCCTTCTATGGCGGCGTGTCCCAGGGCGGTTTCGTGGCGATGCGCGCAGCCCTGCGCGCGCCGGAACGAGTCATCGGGATCGCAATGATCGGGACGCCGGTCGATCCCGAACCCGAACCTATCAGGAAGGAGTTCGGGGCGATGTTCGCTGAGTGGGCGGCCAATGGGCCGACCAAAGCGCACATGCAGATGATGGCGGACGTGATGTTCCCGCCTGACTATGACTGGAGCTTGTGGGAAGCGAAATGGCGGGACTGGTCGCAAGAAGCAATTCCTGTGCAGGTCGACGAGCTTCTTGCGCGGGATAGCATGGCCCCGTTGCTGGGCAATATCACTGTGCCCTCCATCGTTATCAACGGGGAGTACGACGGGATCGAGGCTGCGAAGGGGATGGCTGAGGGGCTGGCGAACTGCGAGGCGCTGGTTACGATCTATCGCGGATACCATGCGGTGAACCTCACTCACTCCGACCTGGTTAGCGGCCCGCTTCTGGGATTCCTGCGCCGCCACAGCCGCTGA